In Tenacibaculum sp. 190524A02b, the genomic stretch AATACTAGTTACTTTATCGTCTTTGAAGTTGATATTCCCAACTAGTATTCTTGGGTTTTCTGCATCATCAACCACCATGTAATAGTCATTATTAAAATAATCTATCCCAGATATTCCTCCTATAAGAAATTCTTCAAAAAGTAAAGAATCTTTAACTACATATTCATCAACAAATTTTAAACCTATTTTAGATTTATTACAAGCTGAGATTATCAATAACACCAGAAAAAACACGTTGTTCCTCATATAAAAACCTCTTTATAAAATAATTAGAATTTTAAAAAACACAAAAATACTACTTTATATCTGTAAGGGTGCTTTTTTTATTCGTCTAAACAAGCAAGAGATTTAGAAACCCATGAAGAAATACATCCCCATAGTATTAAAGTTAATAGCTGCTATTATAATGCTCCAAACTTTGTTTTTTAAGTTTTCTGGTGCTCAGGAAAGTGTTGATTTGTTCACTAAGGTAGCCGGTTCAAACGAAGCCATCATAAGAATTGGAACTGGTATTTTAGAATTAATTGCTGCTGCACTATTATTCATCCCAAGTAAAACATGGTTAGGAGCATTTTTAACAATTGGTTTAATGGGTGGTGCCATTATGAGTCATATTACCAAAATTGGTATTGTACATAATAATGATGGTGGTACTTTATTTATACTAGCTATTATTACATTAGTTTCTGGAATGATATTAATGTACTTACACAAAAAAGAGATTCCTTATTACAATAAAATTTTGTAATTAATTGTTTGTTTAATTGTTAAACCCTCAGTTTTTTTTTAAAATTAAAACTGAGGGTTTATTAGATTTAAAAAAATATTTTTTTTTAAAAAAACCTGACTCTTAATTAACTGAAATATAAATTGCTACTTCACCATTTTTAGGATTTTTTGCTTTCTCTCCATACAACTCAAAATCTGCTTTATAAGTTCTATTCAAGTCCATATTCCATATTTCTACCCATTTATTTATTACAACATCATTGGTTAAGTCTCCCGTTGCTTTAAACTCATTATAGTCAGATTTAGGTATAGTTAGTCCAACCATTCCATTCGGAATGGTATTTAAATCTGGAACAATAAAGCCTAAAACAGTATCATAAGGTTTGGTATGGTCTGATTCATAATTTGTATAAACCGCGCATATGGTATCATCAATTCTATTTTTAACTAATCCATACATATCAGTATTCATAAACTGTTGCCATAAGTTAGGAATATCTTTAGCTGCTTGACCATTTTCATTGGTAGTTCTTACAGAGATTCCTACTACATTAAATGTTTCTTTTTGTACTACTTTCATTTTATACATTTTTAAAGTTTATACAAAACTAAATAGCTACTGTGACAGCCCTTTGTCAAGGGTTTTTAAATATTTCTCCTTACAAAGTTCAAAATACTGTTCTAGTGTCATTTGATGTGATTCAAAGGTAATTGCTGTTTCTATAGTTTTTTGAATAGAATCTACCCTAAAAGCTCTAAACTCTTTTCTAAGTTTACAAAAAGCTATCAATACCCAATTTTGATTGGTACTGTATAAAGCAAAAGGTTCTATACTACGTTTAGTGAAGTTATTTTCTAATGATAAATACTCAATCTGAAGAACTCTAAAACCAGTAATTGCTGATTGTATTTGCATTAAAAATGTACTAGTCCTTTCTTCTTCTTTATTAGCCCTAAAAAGAACTCTTTTAGATAATAAATCTACTTTATCTTTTTGAGAATACCTGAGTACTGCTTTTATTTTAGTGATCGCTTTTTTATAATTTTCAGCTAACGATGCATCTTTATCTTTTATCATTAACTGTTCTGCTGTAATTAAAGCATTGGCTTCTTCTTCTGAAAACATTACAGGAGGAAGCTGATATCCTTCTATTAGAGAATATCCTTTTCCTTCCTCTGTCACAATTGGAACTCCTGAATTTTCAAGCGTTCTAATATCTCTATATATGGTACGCTTACTTACTCCATATTTCTCTGCTAGGTATCCAGCTGTAATAATTCTTTTTGATTGTAATTCGGTTAGAATTTGAGTTAACCTAGTAATTCTTGGTTTTTCCATGTTTATTCACTTTTTGCAATCATGGCCTTGCATATGAAATATTGTGATATGATATATAGGATAATAATAGCAATATCAAATAAATGTTTAGGTGTATAGAAATTATTTAAGGCAATTAAACTATCTGATGCTATAAATAAAATAGCACCTAATAACAACCATGAATTAGCTATTGATTTTTCTTGACGAAAGTTCAATAAAGCCGCTGTTCCAAATGTTGCAATGGTAACTCCATAAACAAGTACAGGAATTAACATTTCTCCAAGATTTTCAATTATTAAGTATAATAAACCTACAAACAACAACACAAAAGGAATTGCGGAAGTAATCATCTTAGAAGTCAAATCTTTCTCTAAAAAGCTAGTAGTTATTTTTATATAAATTATGTGAGCAAAAAGAAAAGCTCCTAATCCAAAAACAAAAAAGCTTTCTTTGTCTAAAAGAAAAACATCACCCCAGAACGAAAAAAACAAACCACTCACAAACCAAAAGTTTGGCTTTTTTACAGATAATAAATAAACAATTACCAAAGTAGTCATCAATAAAGGCTTAAAAATCATTTCTATGATTTTTGTTTGTGTGATTACTGCATATACATCTACCATAGCAACTATTAAAAATAATAGCGTAGCTATAATTATTTTAGTTTGTTTTGTCATTTAAATTATCTTTTTATTTATTTAACACACTATATATCAAAGTTAAAACTTCCTAAAAATAATAAATGGTATTAATAAAAATTGTTTCACTTACTATTCAAATCTTTAGAAACACATTAAAACTCCAATCATCTGAATATAAGAACCTATCCTACCTATTAAAAAGCCCTTTCTCATTTCCTCCATATTAAATGAAAAGCTTCTAACAAGCATCCCAACAAAAAAAAGTAATAAACCTATTAATAATATCTTTATTACTTTTATCTTTTAGTTTCATATTGAAGTGATTTAATTAACCAATCATATCAATAAAATCTTGTTCAGATATAATAGGTATTTCCAAACTCTCAGCTTTGGTTAGTTTACTTGGCCCCATATTGTCTCCAGCTACAACATAAGTTGTTTTTTTAGAGATAGAAGAACTAACTTTTCCTCCATTATCCTCAATGGCTTTTTTCAATTCATTTCTACTCATTTGATGAAAGACTCCAGATACTACAAATACCTTGCCCACTAACTTATCTGTTTGCCCTTCTAAACTTTCTGCTGATACTTCTAATTGTACTCCATAAGACTTTAATCTTTCTACCAATGTTTGTGTATGTTCATTGGAAGAAAAATCAATAATACTCTGTGCTATCCTATCTCCTATTTCATCAACTGCCACTAATGTTTCGAAATCGGCATTCATTAAATGGTTTATAGATTTAAAATGTTTTGCTAGTTTTTTAGCTACTGTTTCTCCAACAAATCTAATTCCTAAAGCATATAATACTTTTTCAAATGGAATTTCTTTAGATTTTTCAATACCATCAATCATATTTTGAGCCGATTTTTCTGCCATTCTTTCTAAGGGAATTATCTGCTCTTTTTTTAGCTCATATAAATCGGCATAATTTTTTATTAATCCTTCTTTACGCAACAAATCAACAGTTTCACCACCAAGTCCATCAATATCCATTGCCTTACGACTAATAAAATGTTGAATTCTTCCTGTAATTTGTGGTGCGCATCCAAATTCATTAGGACAATAGTGTTTTGCATCTCCATCTGTACGTATTAATTCAGTATTACACTCAGGACAATGCGTAGCATATACTGTAACTTTTGAATTCTCTAGTCTTTTAGTTACATCAACTTTAATTATTTTAGGAATAATTTCGCCTCCTTTTTCAACAAAAACAGTATCTCCAACACGTATGTCTAATTTTTCAATTTGGTCAGCATTGTGTAAAGAAGCTCTTTTAACGATTGTTCCAGCTAAATGCACAGGTTCTAAATTAGCAACTGGTGTTATTGCTCCTGTACGACCAACTTGATAGGTAATTTCATTTAAAACAGTAGCAACTTGTTCTGCCTTAAATTTATAGGCAATAGCCCAACGTGGAGATTTTGAAGTATACCCTAACTCTTCCTGCTGCTGTAAACTATTCACCTTTACTACAACTCCATCGGTTTCATAAGGTAAGTCATGGCGCTTAATATCCCATTTATTTACAAAGTCTAAAACCTCATCTATAGATTTTGCCAACACAATAGTATCAGGAACTTTAAAACCTACTTGTCTGGCGGCTTCTAAACTTTCATAATGTGTTTTGTATTTTCTTTCATTAGTTACCACTTGGTATAATAAACAATCTAAAGGTCGTTTAGCTACCTCAGCACTATCTTGTAGCTTTAAACTTCCACTAGCTGTATTTCTAGGGTTTCTATACGCTTCCTCTCCATTCGCTACTCGTTCCTCATTCATTTTATCAAAACCTTCCAAGGGCAGAATGATTTCTCCCCTCATTTCAAAATCACTTACAAAATCGCCATTAGGCACTAACGGTATTGACTTAATAGTTCTAATATTAGTGGTTACCTCATCTCCCTGAAAACCATCACCTCTTGTTACTGCTCTTACAAAACTTCCATTTTCAAAAGTTAGATTTATAGAAGCACCATCATACTTTAACTCACAGGTATATTCTATATCTGTAGTTCCTAAATTCTTTTGAACCCTTTTTTCCCAATCTAATAGGTCTTCTTTAGAATATGAATTATCTAAAGAGTACATCCTATTTTTATGAACTATGGTTTCAAAATTCTTAGTTATATCTCCTCCTACTCTTTGAGTTGGTGAATTAGGATCGAAAAAATTAGGGTTGGCTTCTTCTAACTTTTCTAATTCTTTTAATTTAATATCAAATTCATAATCACTGATGGTTGCATTATCTAACACATAATAATTATGATTATGTTGACGTAATTCTTCTCGTAACTTTTCTATCTTTTCTTTTATTGTCATACGTGTAAAATGTAAGGTATTTTTACTTTCTTACTGTTCCTGTTAAAAAACTTGGTCCTTTAGGCAATGGATTCCCTGCTGACCTTCTAAAAGAAACCACTTGTCCTACATGCCAAATTGCATCTGCTATTGGTCCATTTAACTGATTCCAAAAAGGATATTCTTCTATTTTTCCATTTTTTCTTTTAATCTTCATTGTAAAACCAGATAAATCATCAGCCCTCTTTAAAATTTCACTTGATTTTTTGATGTTTTCTAGCGTCATTTTTCGCATTTCTTTAAATGACAATGTTCCTTCTTCAGGAAATTGCATTTCTTTATCTTCCAAAGCACTTAATGTCATTATTGATAAAACTAAGATATGATCTAATGTATCAAACATGTTTCTTGCCTCAGCACTTGGTTTATACTTTAAATTTTCTTCTGTTAAACCTTCTGTTGCCCAATAATATCTAAATCCTAAACCATCAACTAGTCTACTTGCTACTGTTCCAGAAGTATAGTTTTTTGCTGATTCTGATATTTCGTAATAAGGAAGGTTTTGTGCATTCATTTGTACCGTAAATAATAGTGTAAAGACACTTGCGATTATTAATTTCATTGAAGTATTTTGACGCTAATTTAAGGAAAACTTTTCGTAGATTCTCCCCACGCTATTCATTAGGTAGAATGAAAGAGTTATTTTGTATTTAAGATTTTTAACCAAAAGTCAAAAAATCAAACTTTTACTACCTACTAAACCTTTTCCAAACAAAAAGCCAAAGCAATTTGCCTCGGCCTTTTAAATCAAACAGAATGATGATTTATTTACTTTATTAACTTCATTGTATACACAATATTGTCTTCTATAGTTGAAAATAATAACTCTTTGTCTGTTAACTGCATAATTTTGAAATTATCAATCTCTCCTTCATTTTCAAAATGAATTACTTTTTTATCTTCACTAAACTTCCATTGACCTTTTTTTTCACTTTTACGCATTACTAATTGATAGTTTCCGTCATTGTTAAAAACCATCCAGCTATTTTGGCAATCAGAAAAATCTTCTTTTTGCTCACCTATTGCTAATGACTCTATCTGCCATTTACCTGAGGTTAAACATGTTTTTTTCTGGATTTCTTGTGAAGATACTAACGTTGAAAAACTAAGCAAAAATGCAATTAATAAGATTGCTTTTTTCATTATTCTTGGGGAATTTGGGGGTTAATATTCCAAATTTAATAAAAAAACTTAAAAACAACAAGTGTTAAGTCTGTTAAAATTGTTACATATAAAATAACATTTCTTATATTTCTTTAGGTCATTTATTTATAGGTTTATCTTCATTAATAAAACAGAATACTATACTAAATCAAGTAATTTACTTGAACTTGTAAGTATTCTCACAAACTTTATCAACTTAAAATTTAATTATGAAACCAAACTCATTTATTCTATGGAGCTTATTAACTATAATAGTTTTTAGTTTTCAAGCAAAGGCTCAAAACGGACCAAGTAATTACTGTAGCGCAAACGGAGGAACAACAACTGACGAGCACATTGGAAGTGTACAATTAGGAACTATTAATAATTCTTCTACTACAAACGCTACAGGTTATAGTGATTTTACTAATCTAAGTACTGTACTTACGAAGAATACAACATATACTATATCTATAAAAGCTGTATTAACTACCCCTATTGAATATTGGGAGGCTTTTAAAGTATGGATTGACTACAATCAAGATGGTGATTTTGATGATCAAGGAGAACTTATATGGACTCAAAATGCTACGCCACAACGATTAGTTAGTGGAAATTTTACTGTACCTAAAAATGTTAGAAACGGAGCTACTAGAATGCGTGTAAGAATGAGTGCAGATTTTATTAGGTCTTCTTGTGGAACTGCTGCTTCTGGTTTTGGAGAAGTGGAAGATTATACTGTTATTATTCAAAATTCATCTAGTAAAACTACTCCTAATCATAATATGAAAGTTTTTCCTAACCCTGTTACTGAAAAGCTTTTATTAAAAGATAAAAACTCAGAAACTAAAAGCTTTGAAATAGCTAATAAAAATGGTATTATAGTTTCAAAAGGCACTTTCACAAGTGAAATTAATGTTAACGAACTACCTAAAGGTAATTACTTTTTAAAAGTGAATAGTTCTCAAACACAATTTAAACAAACTTTTATTAAAAACTAAGATTATTTTATAAAAAAGCCGCTTCATAAGAGCGGCTTACTTCATTTGTTTATTCTAATTCTCAATTACTTCTTTATTAACTTTATTGTTTTTTCTTCGTGATCCATTTTCACTTTTGCAAAATACACTCCGGAATTTAATTCTGTAACTGGAATAGATACTTTATCTTTATTTATATTAGATAATGTCATCATTTTTTTACCCAAAATATTATACACTACAACATCGTTTATAATACTATATTTCATTTTAATATTCCAACTTGAAGAAGACGGATTAGGGTAAACTGAAAAAGACGCTATTTCTCTCTCTTCAACCCCTGCTGTTGGTTCTTTATAAAAATAAATATTATCTATCCAAATATTACCATTACCATCATATTTGAGTTGATCTACTTTAGTTAAGTCAACCACATCACTAAAGCTAGACAGGGGAATATCAACACTATTCCATGTTTCAACCGTTCCTGAAGGGATTAATAAATACTCTTTTTCTGCAGCTGGATTTGCCACTGCTGAAGAATTAATTAAAAATATCCCTAAATCTGTAGAACTTTTCGCCCAAAAATCAATATGCATATGTGTTTTTCCTGAAACATCTATAGCACTCCCTAAAGCATTTCCTTGGTAGTTCAACCCTGTTAACTTTATAGTGTTATTACTTTCTATCATCACTTCAGAAAAAGTAGTTGCTTGTCCCCATCCAGGGTTAAAATTAGTTCCCACTACATCCGTATAAGTATCACTATAAATAGAAAGTACTTCCATAGTTGTTTCATCTCTTGTTGGCACTGGAGCCGCTGTAGCTGGCTCTGATATTGTACAAGCATTAGCACATGAACCACCACAATCTACCCCTTCTTCATCACCATTTTGTAATCCATCAGAACAAGTAGCTGCAATAACCACTCCTCCATCAAAATCGTCAACTAAAAAAGCGTCATCATTACCAGTGTTTGCATCTCCTGCATCTGTAAAAATGACAATCTTAGAATAATGAGACAAACCAGATCCAAAATCTAATGAAATATTTTGCCAACCTGTACCTGTAGTTGTAAAAGCTAGCTCTGTATTTCCGTTAGGACCTTCAAACTTTAACAAATGATTACCACTAGTTCCAGATCCTGTTCCTAATGGGTTTATTCTAAAAGTGATGGTGTTGTTATTATCATCTGATAAATCTATAAACTGTTTTAACACTAGTCCTGCTCCATCCCAAGCATGATTCGCTCCAACTATTTTCAAGACTTTGTTATTAGCATCATTGGGGTCAGCTTCATAGCTTGTAGCTGCTCCATTAAATGGATCAAAATTTTCATCTGCTGTTTCTGAAAAATCAATAGGAAACACTTGCGCGTACCCTAAAGAAACCATAAACATAAAAAAGATAACGGGGGTAATTTTCTTCATAATAAATAATTGTTTTTGTATTATATAGTGATATACAATTTACATATTTCCTTACAAAAACAAAAACAAAACACTAATTATGAACCTATTAAAAACAAAAAAACCAACAACCATCACTACGGAACGAGTTTTAGATTTTATATAGTTTAAAATGGTGTAAATAAAAAAGACTACCTTAAAAGGTAGCCTTTTTACAATATTATAAAATGTTTCTATTAATAGTAAGTGTAACGACGTACTTTTGCTATGTGCTTTGCTAAACGCATTACTTGGTGAGAATATCCATACTCATTATCATACCAAACATAGATAACAATTGTGTTTCCATCAGTAATGGTAGCTTTACTATCAAAAATTGAAGGTGCAGTTGTTCCTACTATATCTGAAGAAACTAATTCATTACTTAATGAATATTTAATTTGTTCAACTAAATCACCTTCTAAAGCATATTGCTTCATTATAGCGTTAACTGCTTCTACAGTTACAGTACTATTTAATTGTAAATTTAAAATAGCTAACGATCCATTTGGTACTGGTACACGTATAGCACTTGAAGTTAATTTACCTTCCAATGCTGGTAACGCTTTAGAAACTGCTTTTCCAGCTCCTGTTTCAGTAATTACCATATTTAAAGCTGCTGCTCTACCTCTACGGTATTTATTATGCATATTATCTACTAAGTTTTGGTCATTAGTATATGCATGAATTGTTTCTAAATGTCCCTTTTTAATACCAAAATTATCTTCCAATACTTTTAATACAGGTGTAATTGCATTTGTTGTACAAGAAGCTGCTGAGAAAACATCTACATTATCTGGATTATTCTCTAAGTGATTTACACCATGTACAATATTAGGTACTCCTTTTCCTGGAGCAGTTAATAACACTTTGCTTGCTCCTTTTACTAAATGACGGCTTAATGCTTCTTTATCTCTAAAAGCTCCTGTATTATCAATTACTAAAGCATCATTTATTCCATACTCTGTATAATCAATATCTTCTGGTTGCGATGCAGAGATCATTTTAACAGTAGTTCCATTAATGATTAACGCATTATTATCTGCATCAACCTGAACTGTTCCTAAAAAATCACCATGTACAGAATCAACACTTAACAAAGAAGCTCTTTTCTCTAGTACTGTTTGATCTATTTTTCCACGAGTTACAATGGCTCTTAACCTCAATTGAGACCCTTTTCCCATTTTACTACTTAACTCACGTGCTAATAAACGACCAATACGCCCAAAACCATATAAAACTACATCTCTTGGTTGAATTCCATTAGCCTGCGTAGCATCTTTTAATTGGTTCTTTACAAAATCAACTTTATCTAAGTTTTCCTCATCAGACAAATGGTATTCATAAGCTAATTTACCTATATCTAATTTTGATGCAGGTAACTCAATAGATTGAATAGCTTTTGCTATATCTAAAGCATCTTGTAGAGTAATTGGTTTAGATACAAACTCTTTTGCATAGTCTATTAAATTTAAAACCTCACTAGCTCTTTTATCTACTAATGGATTTCTAAATAATACTAATTCAATTGATTTGTCATACCATAAATCATTAACAATATTGATAAACTCAACAGTAGCTCTTCTTAATTGAGCTTGATTTACTACTTCTTTTTCGTAATTTGTTATTGTTGACATAGTTGTGTGTTAACTAAATTTTAAAAAATTTGCTGCAAAAGTAGTTATTTCAATCGATTTCGTATAGTATTTATTAAAGAAAAAAATCTCACTAAAAATCATTTAGTGAGATTAACAAATTATTATATTTCTTTGTTGGTATCTCCAAAGGATATAATACCTAGAAGCTTACTTCGAAATTAAACTTATGGTCTTATTACCTACCTAGAAAACTCGTAACAAAACAGTTAATTTTAAAATCTGAAACGTTCTTTTTGACCTGAAGGACTAATAAGCTCTAAAATCATTTGTTCATTTCCTGTATATCTATCTAAAATAGATACTGCTTCAGCAGCACTCGAAATATTTTTACCATTAATTTTGGTTAACACATAACCTGCTCCCACTTTATAATACTGAAAACCTTTGTTATTTGTTGCTGTGATTTTTGCCCCTCCTTTTACTCCTAACTTTCTTTTTTCTTTATCGTTTAAATCTTTTAGCTGTACTCCAAAAGAAAAAGAGGTAAAGGTACTTTTCTTGCTTAGTTTTACAGTTCTAGTTAAATCTGTCCCATCTCTATTAACTGTTATATCAACCAAATCCCCTGGCCTTTTTGCTGTTAACTGCCCTTTTAAATCTGAAAACTTTGTTATTTTAACATTATTAACCTTTGTTATTACATCTCCTTTTTTCAACCCAGCTTCTACAGCATCACTATCTTGATCTACAGAACCAATCCTTACTCCTTCTATATCTTTTTCAGAAGAATCTATAGATATTCCTAAAATTGCTTCTTGCACAGAACCAAACTCTAATAAATCATCAATGATTTTTTTAGCAATGTTAGAAGGCACTGCAAAAGAATACCCAATAAAGGATCCTGTTCTTGAAGAAATAGCAGTATTAATCCCAATTAATTCTCCTCTTGTATTTACTAAAGCACCTCCACTATTTCCAGGGTTAACAGCCGCATCTGTTTGTATAAAAGATTCTATATTTCTATTTCCTTCTAAATCTCTTCCTTTTGCACTTACAATACCGGCTGTTACTGTTGATGTTAAGTTATAAGGATTTCCTACTGCCAATACCCATTCTCCTATTTTTACATTGTCTGAATTCCCAA encodes the following:
- a CDS encoding lipocalin family protein; this encodes MKKAILLIAFLLSFSTLVSSQEIQKKTCLTSGKWQIESLAIGEQKEDFSDCQNSWMVFNNDGNYQLVMRKSEKKGQWKFSEDKKVIHFENEGEIDNFKIMQLTDKELLFSTIEDNIVYTMKLIK
- a CDS encoding T9SS type A sorting domain-containing protein, whose translation is MKKITPVIFFMFMVSLGYAQVFPIDFSETADENFDPFNGAATSYEADPNDANNKVLKIVGANHAWDGAGLVLKQFIDLSDDNNNTITFRINPLGTGSGTSGNHLLKFEGPNGNTELAFTTTGTGWQNISLDFGSGLSHYSKIVIFTDAGDANTGNDDAFLVDDFDGGVVIAATCSDGLQNGDEEGVDCGGSCANACTISEPATAAPVPTRDETTMEVLSIYSDTYTDVVGTNFNPGWGQATTFSEVMIESNNTIKLTGLNYQGNALGSAIDVSGKTHMHIDFWAKSSTDLGIFLINSSAVANPAAEKEYLLIPSGTVETWNSVDIPLSSFSDVVDLTKVDQLKYDGNGNIWIDNIYFYKEPTAGVEEREIASFSVYPNPSSSSWNIKMKYSIINDVVVYNILGKKMMTLSNINKDKVSIPVTELNSGVYFAKVKMDHEEKTIKLIKK
- a CDS encoding GyrI-like domain-containing protein, with the translated sequence MKVVQKETFNVVGISVRTTNENGQAAKDIPNLWQQFMNTDMYGLVKNRIDDTICAVYTNYESDHTKPYDTVLGFIVPDLNTIPNGMVGLTIPKSDYNEFKATGDLTNDVVINKWVEIWNMDLNRTYKADFELYGEKAKNPKNGEVAIYISVN
- a CDS encoding trypsin-like peptidase domain-containing protein — translated: MKRFLGILGVAFVGGAVALSGYKMLIEKPETVIQRVEQPAMQTVRASYTPATLNTSSVPTNFTEAAESTVNAVVHVKNTALRTKQDPLSFFFGGGGARKYEQVGTGSGVIISPDGYIVTNNHVIEGASDIEITLNNRKKLKAELIGADKERDIALLKVVSDVDLPNIPFGNSDNVKIGEWVLAVGNPYNLTSTVTAGIVSAKGRDLEGNRNIESFIQTDAAVNPGNSGGALVNTRGELIGINTAISSRTGSFIGYSFAVPSNIAKKIIDDLLEFGSVQEAILGISIDSSEKDIEGVRIGSVDQDSDAVEAGLKKGDVITKVNNVKITKFSDLKGQLTAKRPGDLVDITVNRDGTDLTRTVKLSKKSTFTSFSFGVQLKDLNDKEKRKLGVKGGAKITATNNKGFQYYKVGAGYVLTKINGKNISSAAEAVSILDRYTGNEQMILELISPSGQKERFRF
- a CDS encoding YafY family protein, with translation MNMEKPRITRLTQILTELQSKRIITAGYLAEKYGVSKRTIYRDIRTLENSGVPIVTEEGKGYSLIEGYQLPPVMFSEEEANALITAEQLMIKDKDASLAENYKKAITKIKAVLRYSQKDKVDLLSKRVLFRANKEEERTSTFLMQIQSAITGFRVLQIEYLSLENNFTKRSIEPFALYSTNQNWVLIAFCKLRKEFRAFRVDSIQKTIETAITFESHQMTLEQYFELCKEKYLKTLDKGLSQ
- a CDS encoding glyceraldehyde-3-phosphate dehydrogenase, coding for MSTITNYEKEVVNQAQLRRATVEFINIVNDLWYDKSIELVLFRNPLVDKRASEVLNLIDYAKEFVSKPITLQDALDIAKAIQSIELPASKLDIGKLAYEYHLSDEENLDKVDFVKNQLKDATQANGIQPRDVVLYGFGRIGRLLARELSSKMGKGSQLRLRAIVTRGKIDQTVLEKRASLLSVDSVHGDFLGTVQVDADNNALIINGTTVKMISASQPEDIDYTEYGINDALVIDNTGAFRDKEALSRHLVKGASKVLLTAPGKGVPNIVHGVNHLENNPDNVDVFSAASCTTNAITPVLKVLEDNFGIKKGHLETIHAYTNDQNLVDNMHNKYRRGRAAALNMVITETGAGKAVSKALPALEGKLTSSAIRVPVPNGSLAILNLQLNSTVTVEAVNAIMKQYALEGDLVEQIKYSLSNELVSSDIVGTTAPSIFDSKATITDGNTIVIYVWYDNEYGYSHQVMRLAKHIAKVRRYTYY
- the ligA gene encoding NAD-dependent DNA ligase LigA, translating into MTIKEKIEKLREELRQHNHNYYVLDNATISDYEFDIKLKELEKLEEANPNFFDPNSPTQRVGGDITKNFETIVHKNRMYSLDNSYSKEDLLDWEKRVQKNLGTTDIEYTCELKYDGASINLTFENGSFVRAVTRGDGFQGDEVTTNIRTIKSIPLVPNGDFVSDFEMRGEIILPLEGFDKMNEERVANGEEAYRNPRNTASGSLKLQDSAEVAKRPLDCLLYQVVTNERKYKTHYESLEAARQVGFKVPDTIVLAKSIDEVLDFVNKWDIKRHDLPYETDGVVVKVNSLQQQEELGYTSKSPRWAIAYKFKAEQVATVLNEITYQVGRTGAITPVANLEPVHLAGTIVKRASLHNADQIEKLDIRVGDTVFVEKGGEIIPKIIKVDVTKRLENSKVTVYATHCPECNTELIRTDGDAKHYCPNEFGCAPQITGRIQHFISRKAMDIDGLGGETVDLLRKEGLIKNYADLYELKKEQIIPLERMAEKSAQNMIDGIEKSKEIPFEKVLYALGIRFVGETVAKKLAKHFKSINHLMNADFETLVAVDEIGDRIAQSIIDFSSNEHTQTLVERLKSYGVQLEVSAESLEGQTDKLVGKVFVVSGVFHQMSRNELKKAIEDNGGKVSSSISKKTTYVVAGDNMGPSKLTKAESLEIPIISEQDFIDMIG
- a CDS encoding lysoplasmalogenase, encoding MTKQTKIIIATLLFLIVAMVDVYAVITQTKIIEMIFKPLLMTTLVIVYLLSVKKPNFWFVSGLFFSFWGDVFLLDKESFFVFGLGAFLFAHIIYIKITTSFLEKDLTSKMITSAIPFVLLFVGLLYLIIENLGEMLIPVLVYGVTIATFGTAALLNFRQEKSIANSWLLLGAILFIASDSLIALNNFYTPKHLFDIAIIILYIISQYFICKAMIAKSE
- a CDS encoding DoxX family protein, with amino-acid sequence MKKYIPIVLKLIAAIIMLQTLFFKFSGAQESVDLFTKVAGSNEAIIRIGTGILELIAAALLFIPSKTWLGAFLTIGLMGGAIMSHITKIGIVHNNDGGTLFILAIITLVSGMILMYLHKKEIPYYNKIL
- a CDS encoding GEVED domain-containing protein is translated as MKPNSFILWSLLTIIVFSFQAKAQNGPSNYCSANGGTTTDEHIGSVQLGTINNSSTTNATGYSDFTNLSTVLTKNTTYTISIKAVLTTPIEYWEAFKVWIDYNQDGDFDDQGELIWTQNATPQRLVSGNFTVPKNVRNGATRMRVRMSADFIRSSCGTAASGFGEVEDYTVIIQNSSSKTTPNHNMKVFPNPVTEKLLLKDKNSETKSFEIANKNGIIVSKGTFTSEINVNELPKGNYFLKVNSSQTQFKQTFIKN